A stretch of DNA from Deltaproteobacteria bacterium:
GGAATCGCAGATTTTAGTCTCAATCCAACACCATCGAACTCGACCTGCCACGCTTGTCTTCCAATGATGTCCTGCCACAGAAACGGGGTCTTATCTTCTCTCACAGTTACAAGTTCTACTGAGGTCACACCTGAATAGATGAATAGTTGTCTGTCACTCTCATGAACGGTATAGGTCTTTGCATATTCGCTATCGGTTATCAGCCACCAACCTTCTTCCTTTTCCGTCGACTTCCTCTGAACAGTTATTGCCAAAGAAAGTGGTATTTCGTGAGCCTCGAACTGCTCGCGTAATGGTGTTGAGATGAGACTACTATCCAGTGCATCTTTTAATACTGAATCAACACTGAACAATAGAGGACCTCGCAGTTCGTCAAACCGTGTTAGCGCAATTGCTCTAGCAATCGCACTTGCTTTGTCTGTGACTCGCTTTACCATTATCTTTCCCTCTCCTTTTGTGTTATGAGTGCACTGGAGAAATATGATTGCCGTGAAGCTACACAGCAGGATAATTCGTAAGCAATTATGTACTGTTCTCATACATCCATTGTCGAAATTAAGAACGAGGTTAAGAATTCGCCATATTTCAGGTCATCAAAGGATGCAGTTTTTCGGTAAGCCTCAGCAGAATGAGACTTGCCAGCGGCTTTGAACTGATTTAAGACCCACCTTTTTAGGGGAGTGGATTCTTGTCCCAGATGTTAAATTCTGTGTCGCTTACTCGCTCCACGCCCCACTCGCTTGCATCACTGGTTATCATATCTCCTACCGTGAATCCAGTGTCCTGATATGCACCTCCATCACATTGGTACTGACAATCTGTAAAGCTACATTTACTGTCCGTAGTCCCCGGCATATCGTCCTCTTTATTATAAATTTCTCCTACCCATTGTGCTACCGTTCCAGTCTTGTTTTTCCATCCGTTGTCAGAGAATGTCTGCCATTCTGTCCCGTCATACGAGAATGTCCATTTCCCGGTCGATTTATCGAGGTCACACTGATACGTATGGGTAGCCCCCTCGGCAGGCGCATTACTGTTATCATAGTTGACCTTGTATCCCGAGCCGTTCATTTCTGCGTAACGGTATGTCTTGATAGCCGTCGAGCCACCATTGCGTTCCCGTCCATAGCCCGTTTGCGCCCATATCATCGAGGCTCCTGCGTCATTCGTGATATTTGCATACACAACGTGATACGC
This window harbors:
- a CDS encoding Ig-like domain-containing protein, producing MCKSGGSPTSTGSNTQRAGSRRQSCASCTVTLSPKPLNICGAGTTKDVTATGSPGGGSFNWQSSDTGVATVSGTESTVSVEGVAAGKSILTVTYNVEGCTPCTDDTDIKVCTCTAGRKYAYGKESVADVIGIKGKIKTRYGKVCCEDEGCSTTDAYHVVYANITNDAGASMIWAQTGYGRERNGGSTAIKTYRYAEMNGSGYKVNYDNSNAPAEGATHTYQCDLDKSTGKWTFSYDGTEWQTFSDNGWKNKTGTVAQWVGEIYNKEDDMPGTTDSKCSFTDCQYQCDGGAYQDTGFTVGDMITSDASEWGVERVSDTEFNIWDKNPLP